The Rhodospirillaceae bacterium genomic sequence TGTACACACCGCCCGTCACACCATGGGAGTTGGTTCTACCTGAAGCTGGTGTTGCTAACCGCAAGGAGGCAGCCAACCACGGTAGGGTCAGTGACTGGGGTGAAGTCGTAACAAGGTAGCCGTAGGGGAACCTGCGGCTGGATCACCTCCTTTCTAAGGATGTTAACCAGCAATGGTTAACCCAACCTTACATAATATTCTACTAATTCAAACCCTATCTTCAACCCCACACCCAACCCACCTCCCTCCCATCCCTTCTCCTCCTTTACTCATTTATCATCTTTAGAGATTCTTATTTGTGAAGCGATACCATTTGGTTGGTATCGCTTTTTTTGTTTATTAGGTTAATTATACATTTGAGTAAATTCAAAAAATTAATTGACTAATTTAAAGGACGAAATTCTAATAAAAGCCCATGCGGATGAGCGTCAGAAAAATAGTTTTTTGACTTTTATTATAATGCCAAGCGCCGTAACAGCTTCACGGTATAGAGGAACCTGCTCAATAAAGGATTTTGTGGCAAAAATAAGCGTGCTCGAAGATGCCGTAAATAAAAATAGGTTCTTAATTACTGAGTCAGAAGAAATTTCTCGTAGACTGGAAGTTATCCAAACAGTAGCAAATCCGCGCGATTTGCAAATAGCATGCACAATCTATGATCAGGTTATTGAAGATTATCATCTATTACACCCCGTCTTACCGAAATAAAATGTTATAACTTAGCTCGGTGAAAGAAAACTATTATGAAAAATATATTATGTTATGGCGATTCAAATTTGCGGGGATGCATTCCAGCAAGTTTTGATGAAAAAACATCCCTCCATTCGAGATATGCGCGCGATCAACGCTGGCCCGGTATTTTGCAAAGAAAGCTTGGCAAGCAATATCATATTATTGAAGAAGGATTGGCTGGTCGAACGACTAATCTTGATGAGCTTATTCCTAATAAACCCCAAGAAACGGTTGGAAGGATTTACCGTTGTTTTTAGAGTCTCATTATCCCCTTGAGATTGTTATCTTAAGCTTAGGAACAAATGATATCAGGGCACGATTTAATCGCACGCCTGAGCAAATTACGCAAGCAATGAGCCAACTGATTGAATTAGTTAAAAATTCCAACAAAGGTCCATCAGGCCAAGCCCCCGAAATTTTATTGATAGCGCCGCCGATCATCAGACAACCTGAAATTTTTTCTGCTTCATTTCAACTTGAATTTCCACTAGAAGCCATCAAAAATTCAGAAAAATTACCTATTTTTTACCAAAAATTATCGCAAAAACAAGAAATTGGGTTTTTAGACGCTTCCAAGATTGTCACTTCTAGTAAATTGGATGGGGTGCATTGGAAGCTTCGCAACATCAAATATTGGCCGAAGCTATTCTCACGAAAATAAAAATGATGAACGAGAAGTAAGTTCCAAATTTTGTTTTTTGTGGTATAAATATATGCTAAAAATATTTGAAAGGAAACATTATGTTTAAAAAAATACGCTTTTATTGTAGCTTTATTATCAAGCTTTGTATTAACAAATATTTCTTATGCGGATTGCACAGATGAGGAGATAGACGCAAAAGCTCGATTTATTATCGACAAGACCATAATGGGTCAAATATCATCAAGTGACATGGACGACATTGTTAATCAGGCCGATGAAGCGGCTTTGCAGGCTTATGCGGGCAAATTGAACGAAGCTTGCCAGAAGTATGATGATATCATCGTAAGATACAACTTAAACAAATAAACTACTTATTAGCGGCTCACCCAATTTAATTATAAAAAAATGAAGATCATGCAGGGGAAACATTTTTTAGTTTAAACTTTGTCACTTATTAGGCCCCTACTTTTAGAAGCCCTTTGCTCGCTCGACTAATTTGGATTAGAGATATGGGAATCCTGGGCCTAAGAAATGGCGTGCTTGAGCACGTGGACTTAAATTTTTAAAATTTTCTGACTTAAGCATGTAGACAGTTGGCGGAATGACAATCAGTTCGAGCTTAATGGGGATAGATTTGATGAATAAGAGACATGCAGGTTGGGGGGTACTTCGGGCACATTAATCGAGCAAACCAGAGGCCATTGCCACCGAACTGCCTGTTTTTATGATCCATTTCATGAATCGTCGCTTCAAAAGAAAAACCGCTTAAATCTTAGTTGTTAAAATTTATTTTTTCAAAGAATTTTTTGGATGGGAATGCAAATATCCGTCAAGTTCTGGTTCTGGGGTGGACATAGGGGTGTTTAAATAAATTTCTAAACATGGTCTTTTATCGTCGGGCAGATAGCCACTTGTTGGTAACCAAGTTCCCATCATTTCTTGAAAAGATTTCCCCAATTTGTTTATAAGAACCTTGATGGCGAGTAATCGCCCATAACCCAGCAGGAAATTTAATGATTTGGACAAGTTTTTCCTTTTAAATTTGTATCTTTTGGCATGGAAATAGCTGCATCAAAACGTAATTGATGGGCTGGAACCACGGTTGGGTCATCCCATGAAAAACCATACATATTTGGCATAGGGTGCAGTAGTCCGTTTGAGCCTGCCCAGGCAAATAATTGCTTATAGGTATCCCCAACTTCATGATAGGGTCCAATATGGCGAATATAGGCAATGGGGTGTTCTTTGATTTCTTCAATTCGTACTTTCATGGTGGTCTCTCCGATAATAGGTTGTAATTCTAGTTTTAAGGGGAAAAATTCAACCGGACAGCATAGGAAGCATGGGTTTGAAAATCTGCCATTGACTTTCCTAGGGTTACTTTTGATGGGTTAAAGCCAAAATGCTTTTTGAAAGCCCGACTGAATGATTCAACATTCTCATAACCAACTTCAAAAGTAGCTTCGGTTACATCCAGTTTTGCTGCATAAGCATGTAATAAGCATATTCCAAACGGATGCGCCGGGTTAGGTCGGCAACCGTTTCTCCTGTCAATCCCCGAAAAATCCGATGAAAATGAAAAGGTGAAAAACAGGCAATCTTGGCCAGCGTTTCCAAAGAAACGGATTGATCAAGATGCTGGCAAATATATTCTAAAGAACGCTGGATGCCATCAATATATATTTGCGTTGTACCAGTTTTTATTCTCATGATTTCCCGTGTTTTCGACCAGTAGGTTGAACTATTTCTCCTTGGTGTGGCAGATGATAGCTAGTTTTTTATCAAGCTGCTTGACTAAACTTGCTATTTTTGTTGATCAGTTAGTTTCTTTATTCTTAATGATCAAAAGTTCAACTGGGGAAGTGTTTCTTTTCTTCTTTTCTTGATAGACTTGAAAGAAAATGTGATTATTGGTCGATTAGTAACGGCAGGAATAAGATTCAGAAACATTTTAAAGGGCAAATAAACTATTTATCCATCTATTATATAAGGGTTTTTATTCTAATAATCATAATAAAATATTATTAGAAACTTATTGACAGGGGGGTATCTTCAGCTTATAACCGTAACCCGTTGCCAGTGTTTCTGGTAATGATATTTGGCCACTTTACGAAGCAGCCAATGTTATATGACAGGTGAGAGAGGAAGGAATGTTAGGGGTTAGCTGTAGCTATTGCTGTGGGACGTGAGTCTTGTGGTGATGGGGATGGTTAGCCAGGCTGGCTGAGGGAGTTGGTATAACTTAGTTGGCGAAGTTTATGTTGATGGTGTGGCCTTAAGGGTTGCAGATTGATGTGGGCGAAGGTGACAGACCGGAATACGTGAAGTATAGAAAGAAGGTTAACCTTGGCTATTGCTGTGCTATTGTTAAGCTTAGGCTTGATAGTGGCGAGGTAGTGGCTGAGAGTTTACGAAGAAGAAAGAAATGAGTTGAGGGATTAAGTGTGACTGTTTTGAATTGAGCGGGGAGTGATCTCTGTGCGAGGAGAAGCGGTTGCGATCAAGCGCGAATAAGAGCATTTGGTGGATGCCTTGGCACTAAGAGGCGAAGAAGGACGTGATACGCTGCGATAAGCTACGGGGAGGTGCGAATGACCAGTGATCCGTGGATGTCCGAATGGGGGAACCCAACCCTTAGGGGTTATCACAAACTGAATACATAGGTTTGTGAAGCGAACCCGGTGAACTGAAACATCTCAGTAACTGGAGGAAAAGAAATCAACCGAGACTCCGCGAGTAGTGGCGAGCGAAAGCGGAAGAGGCCAGTGGTTATAATGTAAGAACCGGAAATGTCTGGAAAGGCAAGCGAGAAAGGGTGATAGCCCCGTACGGGTAGAAAGCAATATAATCCTTGAGTAAGGCGGGACACGTGAAATCCTGTTTGAACATGGGGGGACCACCCTCCAAGCCTAAGTACTCCTTAGTGACCGATAGTGAACAAGTACCGTGAGGGAAAGGTGAAAAGCAACCCGATGAGGGGAATGAAATAGACCTGAAACCGAATGCTTACAAGCAGTAGGAGCCATCATGACCTTCGGGTTGTGTGTGGTGACTGCGTACCTTTTGTATAATGGGTCAGCGAGTTAGTCTCACGAGCGAGCTTAAGCCGATAGGTGTAGGCGTAGCGAAAGCGAGTCTGAATAGGGCGATAGTTCGTGGGATTAGACCCGAAACCAAGTGATCTAGCCATGGGCAGGTTGAAGGATGGGTAACACTATCTGGAGGACCGAACCCACGTCTGTTGAAAAAGACGGGGATGACCTGTGGTTAGGGGTGAAAGGCTAATCAAACTTGGAAATAGCTGGTTCTCCGCGATATCTATTTAGGTAGAGCGTTGATGGATTACCACTGGGGGTAGAGCACTGGATGGGCTAGGGGAGCGCGAGCTTTACCAAACCTAACCAAACTCCGAATACCGGTGAGTAGAAGTCAATAGGCAGACCATGGGTGCTAAGGTCCGTGGTCGTGAGGGAAGAGCCCAGACCGCCATCTAAGGTCCCTAAATCATGGCTAAGTTGGAAAGGATGTGGGAAGACCAAGACAATCAGGAAGTTGGCTTAGAAGCAGCCATCTTTAAAGAAAGCGTAATAGCTCACTGATCTAGAAAAGTCGTCCTGCGCCGAAAATGTATCGGGGATTAAGCCATGTACCGAAGCTGCGGGTTTGTGAAACACGGGAGTGTCCACAAGCGGTAGCGGAGCGTTCCGTAGGCCTGTGAAGGTGTTCCGTGAGGAATGCTGGAGGTATCGGAAGTGAGAATGCTGACACGAGTAGCGATAAAAAGTGTGAGAAACACTTTCGCCGTAAGTCCAAGGGTTCCTGCGCAAGGTTAATCCGCGCAGGGTGAGCCGGTCCCTAAGGTGAGGCCGACAGGCGTAATCGATGGGAACCTGGTTAATATTCCAGGGCCTGCTAGAAGTGACGGATGCTGTAAATTGTTCTTGCCGGATGGAAGTGGTGAGGGCTGTGAAGGTGTCCCAGGAAATAACTCTAGCGTATAGACCGTACCCCAAACCGACACAGGTGGACTGGTAGAGTATACCAAGGCGCTTGAGAGAATGATGTTGAAGGAACTCGGCAAATTGACCCTGTAACTTCGGAAGAAGAGGCCCTATTTGTGGGCAACCATGAATAGGGGGCACATAATTGGGGTAGCGACTGTTTAACAAAAACACAGGGCTCTGCGAAGCCAGTACGGCGACGTATAGGGTCTGACGCCCGCCCGGCGCCGGAAGGTTAAGAGGAGGAGTGCAAGCTCTGAATTGAAGCCCCGGTAAACGGCGGCCGTAACTATAACGGTCCTAAGGTAGCGAAATTCCTTGTCGGGTAAGTTCCGACCTGCACGAATGGCGTAACGACTTCCCCACTGTCTCCAACATCAACTCAGCGAAACTGGATTCTTCGTGAAGATACGGAGTACCCGCGGCTAGACGGAAAGACCCCATGCACCTTTACTATAGCTTTGCAGTGGTATTAGGGAAGAGATGTGTAGGATAGGCGGGAGCGATGAAGCGCTGGCGCTAGCTAGTGTGGAGGCAACCTTGAAATACCGCCCTTTTGTTCTCTGATATCTAACCGAGCCTCAAAAACGGGGGCCGGGACCCTGCATGGTGGGTAGTTTGACTGGGGCGGTCGCCTCCCAAAAGGTAACGGAGGCGCGCGATGGTGGGCTCAGGTTGGTCGGAAATCAACCGCTGAGTGTAATGGCACAAGCCCGCCTGACTGCGAGACTGACAAGTCGAGCAGAGACGAAAGTCGGCCATAGTGATCCGGTGGTTCTGTGTGGAAGGGTCATCGCTCAACGAATAAAAGGTACTCCGGGGATAACAGGCTGATCTCCCCAAGAGTCCATATCGACGGGGAGGTTTGGCACCTCGATGTCGGCTCATCACATCCTGGGGCTGGAGCAGGTCCCAAGGGTATGGCTGTTCGCCATTTAAAGTGGTACGTGAGCTGGGTTCAGAACGTCGTGAGACAGTTCGGTCCCTATCTACCGTGGGTGTTTGGAGAATTGAGAGGATCTGTCCCTAGTACGAGAGGACCGGGATGGACGTACCTCTGGTGTATCGGTTGTCGCGCCAGCGGCATCGCCGAGTAGCTAAGTACGGACGGGATAACTGCTGAACGCATCTAAGCGGGAAACCCACCTCGAAATAAGTTCTCCCTATGAAGGCCGTGGTAGACCACCACGTTAATAGGCCGGAAGTGGAAGTGCCGTAAGGCATGTAGCTAACCGGTACTAATCGCCTCATTGGCTTATCGCATCTTTGCTGATCCGCGCACAGAGATCAAACTCTGTTGGATCAAGGAAAAACAGTGACACGGATACCCCAACTTCTTATCTGTTCTATACTTCACGCATGATGTGTTGACGAAACCTGGTGGTTATAGCGAGGAGCCTACACCCGATCCCATCCCGAACTCGGCCGTGAAAATCCTCCGCGCCCATGGTACTGTGTCTTAAGGCGCGGGAGAGTAGGTCGCTGCCAGGTCCCGTCAACACATCATATCCTCTCCTCACCTCCATATAATCCCACCACACCCCAACACACATACCCTAACGCGGGGTGGAGCAGCCCGGTAGCTCGTCAGGCTCATAACCTGAAGGCCGCAGGTTCAAATCCTGCCCCCGCAACCATCTATCCCTTCAATTCATTAACTTGTTCATTAATAAGTTTTAGCCATTGCTACTTCAGCAATCAAATTTATTTAAACCTAGAAATTATTAAATCATTTAAATAAGAACTCTTGGTTCAAAAAAAGAAATCATGTTCCTAAAATGCTGATAATTTTTTTAGGTGTAATATCCCCTAATTTTGGTTATATCAAGAAATCTTAGGGTGCAAGTGGGGTATTTCTACAAGTTACAATAAATAGAAAAATGTTAGAATTGCTGGAGTAGGTAATGATATCACAAAAATATTCTGATCATAAAGCTTCTCATTTTCCTGTTTCTATTAAGTCCGTTATATATCTTAACAGGAAAGTTATCTTGCTAAAAAATGAAAGAGACGAGTGGGAATTACCAGGGGGGAAACTTGAACCGGGCGAGAGTCCTGAAAGCTGCGTGGTTAGAGAAGCCTTTGAAGAACTTAGCATTTCAGTTGAAGTTGATAGTATTATTGATAGCTGGCTTTATGTTGTTTCACCTAATGTTGAAGTTGTTATTATAACCTACCTCTGCAAGACAGTAGGAAAAAATCGTTCTCCGACGGTCAGTCATGAGCATAAGGAAGTAAAACTTTTCAGTATACAAGAAGTTCCCGGTCTTTTTATGCCTGATGGATATAAGCGGTCTATAGCTAATAGTTATAGAGCTATAAAATGTTAGAGAACTATAAAACAATATATGCTAATGTTGATGAAGTTATAGAGAAACACCCAAAAGAATCACTTCTTAATATTAAGTCAATTGATAAAAATCCTTTGAAAGCTCAAAAACGATTGGCGAAATTGGGTGATAATGTTTAACTATTAGGAATTTCATCCTCTTGCAGCCATGGAGAAAGGGCCTCTTTTATAACCTTCATAATCACTTGGCTTCTTCAGAGATATGAGAATTTAGTAAATAATCCATGGCTCTTAGGATTAAGGCTAATTTCCCTACACTCATACTGCTTTTTCCAGCCTCATATTTTTGAATTTGCTGATAGGTTACGCCTATCATGTCGCCCAAAGCTTTTTGGGTAAGGCCATGCTGGCGGCGCAGGGTACGGATGAAAATACCAATTTGTTGATTGATCTGCCGTTCATAATCAGCCATTGCCTGTTTATTGCTGAAATCAAGCGGCTCGAATAAATCTCGTTGCTGTCCTGATGGTTGATAGCACACATTTGTTCCAATGATTTTTATTATATTCACATGTATAAATACTAGACTAGCGTTATTTTACATTGAGTGACGTAAAATGTAAATACGCTACTTGCTATTCTGACAAAAAAGAATGGCAGGTCATCATGGACAATCAAAAAAGAAAACTAACCACCAATATCTGCGGCCACCGCATTAAAGTGGCGCGGGTTGAGGCGAAAATGAATCAGCTAGAATTAGCCACCTTGCTGAATACCGATTATAATTTAGTGGTTGATCAGAACAGCATTTCTTTA encodes the following:
- a CDS encoding GyrI-like domain-containing protein, producing MKVRIEEIKEHPIAYIRHIGPYHEVGDTYKQLFAWAGSNGLLHPMPNMYGFSWDDPTVVPAHQLRFDAAISMPKDTNLKGKTCPNH
- a CDS encoding helix-turn-helix domain-containing protein, which produces MRFFGNAGQDCLFFTFSFSSDFSGIDRRNGCRPNPAHPFGICLLHAYAAKLDVTEATFEVGYENVESFSRAFKKHFGFNPSKVTLGKSMADFQTHASYAVRLNFSP
- a CDS encoding NUDIX hydrolase, with product MISQKYSDHKASHFPVSIKSVIYLNRKVILLKNERDEWELPGGKLEPGESPESCVVREAFEELSISVEVDSIIDSWLYVVSPNVEVVIITYLCKTVGKNRSPTVSHEHKEVKLFSIQEVPGLFMPDGYKRSIANSYRAIKC
- a CDS encoding helix-turn-helix transcriptional regulator is translated as MADYERQINQQIGIFIRTLRRQHGLTQKALGDMIGVTYQQIQKYEAGKSSMSVGKLALILRAMDYLLNSHISEEAK
- a CDS encoding helix-turn-helix transcriptional regulator, with the protein product MDNQKRKLTTNICGHRIKVARVEAKMNQLELATLLNTDYNLVVDQNSISLMENGNRFVKDYEIIILAKALNKHPMWLLFGDQIPPEFQ